A stretch of the Coprobacillus cateniformis genome encodes the following:
- a CDS encoding mechanosensitive ion channel family protein, with product MEKIFSYLIDKYSGVGKNFIDAFLIFLFGWYGIKILIHFIVKMMNRSHIDPIVINFVKSIIHIGLKIILLITVIAQLGVPVTSFVAVLTTAGAAIVLGLQDSMKGIVSGIVILFAKPFVKGDIIEVNTYIGKIQEIQLLYTILMTFDNKMVVIPNNELASSTFVNYSHEDKRRVDMTIDIHYHNDVELAKKLIMNVINQHPYTLKEPLVYVRVSEYRENSIAISLRVWTETEHYYDLKDDLTEQIKKAFDREGIVIPYSQLDVHVHNSDETQN from the coding sequence ATGGAAAAAATTTTTTCATATTTAATAGATAAGTATAGTGGAGTAGGCAAAAACTTTATTGATGCTTTTTTGATTTTTTTATTTGGATGGTATGGTATAAAGATTTTAATACATTTTATTGTCAAGATGATGAATCGTTCACATATTGATCCTATTGTGATTAATTTTGTGAAATCTATTATTCATATCGGCTTAAAAATTATTTTGTTAATTACTGTTATTGCTCAATTAGGTGTTCCTGTAACTTCTTTTGTTGCTGTCCTCACAACAGCTGGAGCTGCAATTGTTTTAGGGTTGCAAGATTCTATGAAAGGTATTGTTTCGGGGATTGTTATTTTGTTTGCTAAACCTTTTGTGAAAGGTGACATTATTGAAGTGAATACATATATTGGGAAAATACAGGAAATTCAATTATTATATACTATTCTAATGACATTTGATAATAAGATGGTTGTCATTCCTAATAATGAATTGGCTTCGTCAACTTTCGTCAATTATTCACATGAAGATAAACGTCGAGTCGATATGACTATAGATATCCATTATCATAATGATGTCGAACTTGCTAAAAAATTGATTATGAATGTCATTAATCAACATCCATATACTTTAAAAGAACCTTTGGTGTATGTAAGAGTCAGTGAATATCGTGAAAATTCAATTGCAATTTCATTGCGAGTTTGGACAGAAACAGAACACTATTATGATCTTAAAGATGATCTTACAGAGCAGATTAAAAAGGCCTTTGATCGTGAGGGAATAGTCATTCCATACTCACAATTAGATGTCCACGTTCATAACTCTGATGAGACACAAAATTAA
- a CDS encoding peptide ABC transporter substrate-binding protein, translating into MKFKKLLVGVLGVAMSVTLLAGCGGDKGKTGSASKDIVINLQTEPKTLNSIKATGSIDGNVLRQCMEGLVVLDENDKPEPGVAKEWKVSDDKLTVTFKLRDNAVWSNGEKVTAHDFVFALDQLFYLKNGAEYAGTWAPLIEGASNILKQKDKAGWEKAKKNAGYKALDDYTLEFKLTGPYDYFVGLTAYQSFFPVNEKGFNDAGGYDKYATEADKIVTNGAFNLTSWTHQDNIVLEKNDKYWDADNIKIDKCTMRMITDTNTIMNEFKAGNLDMAGFTGEQTQQLKKEGTEMLQYDDGGNFYLEFNTKEKGLNNAKVRKALTIGMGAEGFVKSILQNDSYVATSFTPKAIAQGEFKKAVGDLIERPANNDYTETKKLLEEGLREEGLTLETFKITMIADEGDSVARMCAYVQEQLKQNLGVKMEINQLTYKARLQAMTDKQFSVVMAGWGPDYNDPMTFMDLWVTDGGNNHTSWSNAKYDKLIEDARKEADTAKRTQLLVDAEKLLMEEMPVGPIYCRVRDYAVSPKLKGMLRTAFQDIDITGCYIEG; encoded by the coding sequence ATGAAATTCAAAAAATTGCTTGTCGGTGTATTAGGCGTAGCAATGTCAGTAACCTTATTAGCTGGCTGTGGAGGCGACAAAGGTAAGACTGGTTCTGCCAGCAAAGACATTGTTATCAACTTACAAACTGAACCTAAAACATTAAACTCAATTAAAGCAACTGGTTCAATTGACGGGAACGTATTAAGACAATGTATGGAAGGGTTAGTTGTTTTAGATGAAAATGATAAACCTGAACCAGGTGTTGCAAAAGAATGGAAAGTATCAGATGATAAATTAACTGTTACTTTCAAATTAAGAGACAATGCTGTATGGTCAAACGGAGAAAAAGTAACTGCACATGACTTTGTTTTCGCTCTTGATCAATTATTCTATTTAAAAAACGGTGCTGAATATGCTGGAACTTGGGCTCCATTAATTGAAGGTGCTTCAAACATTTTAAAACAAAAAGATAAAGCTGGATGGGAGAAAGCAAAGAAAAATGCTGGATATAAAGCTTTAGATGATTATACTTTAGAATTTAAATTAACTGGACCTTATGATTACTTCGTAGGTTTAACTGCTTATCAAAGTTTCTTCCCAGTTAATGAAAAAGGATTTAATGATGCTGGTGGATATGATAAATATGCAACAGAAGCAGATAAAATTGTAACTAATGGTGCATTCAATTTAACTTCTTGGACTCACCAAGACAATATTGTCTTAGAAAAGAATGATAAATACTGGGATGCAGACAATATTAAAATTGACAAATGTACAATGAGAATGATCACTGATACAAATACTATTATGAATGAATTCAAAGCTGGAAATCTTGATATGGCTGGATTTACTGGTGAACAAACTCAACAATTGAAAAAAGAAGGAACTGAAATGTTACAATATGATGACGGTGGTAACTTCTATTTAGAATTCAATACAAAAGAAAAAGGTTTAAATAATGCAAAAGTGCGTAAAGCCTTAACAATTGGTATGGGTGCTGAAGGATTTGTTAAGAGTATCTTACAAAATGATTCTTATGTAGCAACTTCATTTACACCAAAAGCTATTGCTCAAGGAGAATTCAAAAAAGCTGTTGGTGATTTAATTGAAAGACCTGCTAATAATGATTACACTGAGACTAAGAAATTATTAGAAGAAGGTTTAAGAGAAGAAGGATTAACATTAGAAACTTTCAAAATCACTATGATTGCTGATGAAGGTGACAGTGTTGCTCGTATGTGTGCTTATGTGCAAGAACAATTAAAACAAAACTTAGGTGTTAAGATGGAAATTAACCAATTAACATACAAAGCTAGACTTCAAGCTATGACAGATAAACAATTCTCTGTAGTTATGGCTGGTTGGGGTCCAGATTATAATGACCCAATGACTTTCATGGATTTATGGGTTACAGATGGTGGAAACAACCACACATCATGGTCAAATGCTAAATATGACAAATTAATTGAAGATGCAAGAAAAGAAGCTGATACAGCAAAACGTACTCAATTATTAGTTGATGCTGAAAAATTATTAATGGAAGAAATGCCTGTTGGTCCTATCTATTGCCGTGTGAGAGATTACGCAGTTTCTCCTAAATTAAAAGGAATGTTAAGAACTGCTTTCCAAGATATTGATATCACTGGATGCTATATTGAAGGATAA
- a CDS encoding ABC transporter permease: protein MKKYILKRIVYAVITIFLLMLLTYFMMHALPGDPFVGEKAVSEATREALRIKYGLDKSVIEQFFMYVMNVFQGDLGTSLGSNRPVLTIVTEAFPYSFELGIRSLIFATVGGVGLGAFAAVKRGKKGDTIAMLIAVIGVSVPSFIVAALLQYFVSLKLQQAIGIQIFAISGWSDEFSKWLPSLALAFGSLATISRLMRTSMLDVLSSDYIKTAKAKGLSNKTIVWRHAIRNAIMPVITVLGPIAASVLTGAFVVEKVFAIPGMGKFFVDAITQADYPMIAGSTLFYGVFLIIATLIVDILYGVIDPRVNIADSKE, encoded by the coding sequence ATGAAAAAATATATTCTAAAAAGAATTGTTTACGCAGTGATCACTATATTTTTGTTAATGCTATTAACTTATTTTATGATGCATGCATTGCCTGGTGATCCTTTTGTAGGAGAGAAGGCAGTAAGTGAAGCAACCCGAGAAGCATTAAGAATTAAATATGGGTTAGACAAATCTGTTATTGAACAGTTTTTTATGTATGTCATGAATGTTTTTCAAGGAGATTTAGGAACATCATTAGGTTCTAATCGTCCTGTTCTTACAATTGTTACAGAAGCTTTTCCATATTCATTTGAATTAGGAATTCGTTCACTTATTTTTGCCACAGTTGGTGGAGTTGGTTTAGGAGCATTCGCTGCTGTAAAACGTGGTAAAAAAGGTGATACAATTGCAATGTTAATTGCAGTTATTGGTGTTTCTGTCCCAAGTTTTATTGTTGCAGCTTTGTTACAATATTTTGTATCTTTAAAATTACAACAGGCTATAGGTATTCAAATTTTTGCCATTTCAGGTTGGTCAGATGAATTTTCAAAATGGTTACCATCATTGGCACTTGCATTTGGATCGTTAGCAACAATTTCACGTTTGATGAGAACGAGTATGTTAGACGTTTTGAGTTCTGATTATATTAAGACTGCGAAAGCCAAAGGGCTATCAAACAAAACGATAGTATGGAGACATGCTATTAGAAATGCGATTATGCCAGTTATTACAGTTTTAGGGCCAATTGCTGCCTCTGTGTTAACAGGAGCTTTCGTTGTTGAAAAAGTATTTGCAATTCCTGGTATGGGTAAATTCTTTGTTGATGCAATTACACAAGCAGATTATCCAATGATTGCAGGTAGTACATTGTTTTACGGTGTCTTTTTGATTATTGCAACTTTAATCGTAGATATTTTATATGGAGTGATTGACCCTCGTGTCAACATTGCCGATAGTAAGGAGTAG
- a CDS encoding ABC transporter permease: MEEYKMNEELLVNSPIDASEFEHIGQDLGSLNEIVRPSTSFWKDAFGRIKRDKVAITLVCTLAVIAVLAIIVPMVSPYNMAEQHLQHTNQGMFFSDATCFHIFGTDNLGRDIFVRIFEGARVSLFIAFAAVIANCFIGIVYGGISGYFGGTIDNVMMRIVEIINGIPYLLIVILLMMVLPRGTMTIITALVAVGWVGMARLVRGEVMRLKEQEFVISARTMGASATRIISKHLVPNILSIVVVNLTLSIPSAIFNEAFLSFIGLGVPIPLASWGTLANEGVVVFQTQPIQLIIPAFFISITMLSFNLLGDKLRDAFDPKLRR; the protein is encoded by the coding sequence ATGGAAGAATATAAAATGAATGAAGAACTATTAGTCAATAGTCCTATTGATGCGAGTGAATTTGAGCATATTGGACAAGATTTAGGAAGTTTAAATGAAATAGTACGACCAAGTACAAGTTTCTGGAAAGATGCGTTTGGTCGTATCAAAAGAGATAAAGTTGCAATTACACTTGTATGTACATTGGCTGTTATTGCTGTTTTAGCAATTATTGTTCCAATGGTTTCGCCATACAATATGGCTGAACAACATTTACAACATACTAATCAGGGCATGTTCTTTAGTGATGCAACATGTTTCCATATTTTTGGAACAGACAATTTAGGGCGTGATATTTTTGTACGTATTTTTGAGGGTGCAAGAGTTTCATTGTTTATCGCATTTGCTGCAGTTATTGCCAATTGTTTTATTGGGATTGTCTATGGTGGAATCTCAGGTTATTTTGGTGGAACAATTGATAATGTTATGATGCGTATTGTTGAAATTATTAATGGTATTCCATACTTATTAATTGTTATTTTATTGATGATGGTATTACCAAGAGGGACAATGACAATCATTACAGCATTAGTGGCTGTAGGATGGGTTGGAATGGCTCGTTTGGTACGTGGTGAAGTTATGCGTTTGAAAGAACAGGAGTTTGTGATTTCAGCGAGAACAATGGGTGCGAGTGCAACAAGAATTATTTCTAAACACTTAGTTCCTAATATTTTATCAATTGTTGTTGTTAATTTAACATTATCAATTCCAAGTGCTATCTTCAATGAAGCATTCTTATCTTTTATTGGTTTAGGAGTTCCTATTCCACTTGCTTCTTGGGGAACATTAGCAAATGAAGGAGTTGTTGTTTTCCAAACTCAGCCAATCCAATTAATTATTCCAGCATTCTTTATTAGTATTACAATGTTGAGCTTTAATTTATTGGGTGACAAATTGAGAGATGCGTTTGATCCAAAATTAAGGAGGTAA
- a CDS encoding ABC transporter ATP-binding protein produces the protein MAERILDIKDLYVSFDTYAGEVQAVRGVSYHVDAGEVLAVVGESGCGKSVTAQTIMKLNPMPPARIKSGELTLDGIDIVATPEDAMQKIRGKEVSMIFQDPMTSLNPTMQVGKQIVEAIKHHQNMKDDEAQALAIEMLKKVQIPNAEERAKQYPHQYSGGMRQRAMIAMALSCNPKLLIADEPTTALDVTIQAQIIDLLSDIRKELNTAIILITHDLGVVANLADRVAVMYAGKVVETGTAKDIFYRPSHPYTEALLSSLPKHDTDKGDVLVSIPGTPPDLIQPPKGCAFASRCTKCMKICKEKQPPVFKVDEGHESSCWLLHKDCPSERKEAK, from the coding sequence ATGGCAGAAAGAATATTAGATATAAAAGATTTATATGTGTCGTTTGATACTTACGCAGGTGAGGTTCAAGCGGTTAGAGGTGTTTCATATCACGTAGATGCAGGTGAAGTTCTTGCAGTTGTAGGTGAATCTGGTTGTGGAAAGTCTGTGACAGCTCAAACAATCATGAAATTAAATCCTATGCCACCTGCTCGTATTAAAAGTGGTGAATTAACATTAGATGGTATTGACATTGTTGCAACACCTGAAGATGCTATGCAAAAGATTCGTGGAAAAGAAGTCAGCATGATCTTCCAAGATCCAATGACATCTTTAAATCCAACAATGCAAGTTGGTAAACAAATTGTTGAGGCTATTAAACATCATCAAAATATGAAAGATGATGAAGCTCAAGCTTTAGCAATTGAAATGTTGAAGAAAGTTCAAATTCCTAATGCTGAAGAACGTGCAAAACAATATCCTCACCAATATTCAGGTGGGATGAGACAACGTGCGATGATTGCTATGGCATTGTCATGTAATCCAAAGTTGTTAATTGCAGATGAACCAACAACAGCACTAGATGTTACAATTCAAGCACAGATTATTGATTTGTTATCAGATATTAGAAAAGAATTGAATACAGCAATTATTTTGATTACACATGACTTAGGGGTTGTTGCTAACTTAGCGGATCGTGTTGCTGTTATGTATGCGGGGAAAGTTGTTGAAACAGGAACTGCAAAAGATATCTTCTATCGACCAAGTCATCCATATACAGAAGCTTTATTGAGTTCATTGCCTAAGCATGATACAGATAAAGGGGATGTGTTAGTATCTATTCCTGGTACCCCCCCCGATTTGATTCAGCCGCCTAAGGGATGTGCATTTGCAAGTAGATGTACAAAGTGTATGAAAATATGTAAAGAAAAACAACCTCCAGTCTTTAAGGTTGATGAAGGACATGAGTCTTCATGCTGGTTATTGCATAAAGATTGTCCAAGTGAAAGAAAGGAGGCAAAATAA
- a CDS encoding ABC transporter ATP-binding protein codes for MEDKVLLSLQDLSKNFHVNGGTLKAVNHVNFDIKKGETVGLVGESGCGKSTLGRTVMGIYSPTSGKILYDGEELHVKSAKDRLDYAKKAQMIFQDPYASLNPRMTVGDIIAEGMEIHKMYDADKRKKKVQELLELVGLNKEHANRFPHEFSGGQRQRIGIARALAIEPEFLVCDEPISALDVSIQSQVINLLIDLQKELGLTYLFIAHDLDIVRYISDRIVVMYLGHVVEIAEANEVYNHALHPYSQALLSAVPIPDPDLESQKQRIILQGDVPSPINLPDGCPFVGRCSRACDKCHSDKPQLVEVEPNHFVACHNIEK; via the coding sequence ATGGAAGATAAAGTTTTACTTTCTCTACAGGATTTATCTAAAAATTTCCATGTCAACGGTGGAACATTAAAAGCTGTTAATCATGTAAACTTTGATATTAAAAAAGGTGAAACGGTTGGGCTTGTTGGTGAATCAGGATGTGGAAAATCAACATTAGGTCGTACAGTTATGGGAATTTATTCCCCAACATCTGGTAAGATATTATATGATGGTGAAGAATTGCATGTCAAATCAGCAAAAGATCGTTTAGACTATGCAAAGAAAGCACAAATGATTTTCCAAGATCCATATGCCTCTTTAAATCCGCGTATGACAGTAGGAGATATTATTGCTGAGGGTATGGAAATTCATAAAATGTATGATGCTGATAAACGCAAGAAAAAAGTTCAAGAACTTTTAGAGCTTGTTGGTTTAAATAAAGAACATGCAAATAGATTTCCTCATGAGTTCTCTGGTGGACAACGTCAAAGAATTGGTATTGCGAGAGCTTTAGCAATTGAACCAGAATTCTTAGTATGTGATGAACCAATCTCAGCATTGGATGTTTCTATCCAATCACAAGTCATCAATTTGTTGATAGATTTACAGAAAGAATTGGGATTAACATATTTATTTATTGCTCATGATTTAGATATCGTTCGTTATATTTCTGATCGTATTGTTGTTATGTATTTAGGACATGTTGTAGAAATTGCTGAAGCAAATGAAGTTTATAATCATGCATTGCATCCTTATAGCCAAGCATTATTATCTGCGGTTCCAATTCCAGATCCTGATTTGGAATCACAAAAACAAAGAATTATTTTACAAGGGGATGTTCCTAGTCCAATTAATTTGCCTGATGGATGTCCTTTTGTTGGAAGATGTTCTAGAGCTTGTGACAAATGTCATAGTGACAAACCTCAATTAGTAGAGGTTGAGCCTAATCATTTTGTAGCATGCCATAACATTGAAAAATAA
- a CDS encoding MFS transporter, giving the protein MNVFKQYSGLRREMYVLFFGRIVTNLGSMVFPLLTLILSNKLHMDAASIASLLLFMSIAQFPTIYIAGYLADHYNKRNIIIICDFITVVCYFLAGMIPLSMITVGLLFIASLFATVEHPVYDALVADLSSYEDRENAYSLSYLGMNLGLVLAPSIGGLLFANYLNVAFLIDAISTLLSTILIFIFIKDISVTKSTNGQDFYEESEEENSVFKVLKARKAIVYFMICSMMIQIVYSQFNFLMPLNFERLYGEQGAFIFGTITSVNAFVVIFATPILTTVSEKLKDLNKIVVGVFLMTIGFGMYIFIQGIMSLYYVSIIIFTLGEIYNTLGSQPYLTRRIPVTHRGRISSVRNIFTSLSVAIVQNGVGFLIDHHSMIFMWIVITIVGCLTVGMVMILRIIDKKDYPRLYEKTYSK; this is encoded by the coding sequence ATGAATGTATTTAAGCAATATTCAGGTCTAAGAAGAGAAATGTATGTTCTCTTCTTTGGTCGTATTGTGACAAATTTGGGATCAATGGTTTTTCCCTTATTAACGCTTATATTATCAAACAAGCTGCACATGGATGCAGCTTCTATTGCATCTTTATTGTTATTTATGAGTATTGCACAGTTTCCAACAATATATATTGCAGGATATTTAGCGGATCATTATAACAAAAGAAATATAATTATTATCTGTGATTTCATAACGGTTGTGTGTTATTTTCTTGCGGGTATGATTCCACTTTCTATGATAACTGTTGGCTTGTTATTTATTGCGAGTTTATTTGCAACAGTAGAGCACCCAGTATATGATGCGTTGGTTGCTGATTTAAGCAGTTATGAAGATCGAGAGAATGCGTATAGTTTAAGTTATCTAGGGATGAATTTAGGATTGGTGTTAGCACCAAGCATAGGGGGATTACTTTTTGCTAATTATTTAAATGTTGCATTTCTTATTGATGCTATATCTACTTTGTTATCAACGATTCTTATTTTTATATTTATTAAAGATATATCTGTGACAAAAAGTACAAATGGTCAAGATTTTTATGAAGAAAGTGAAGAAGAGAATTCTGTATTTAAAGTTTTGAAAGCCCGTAAAGCTATTGTTTATTTTATGATTTGTTCAATGATGATACAGATTGTATATAGCCAGTTTAATTTTTTAATGCCATTAAATTTTGAGCGCTTATATGGAGAACAGGGAGCTTTTATTTTTGGAACAATTACAAGTGTAAATGCCTTTGTTGTGATTTTTGCAACACCAATTTTGACAACAGTGAGTGAGAAGTTGAAAGATTTAAATAAAATCGTTGTTGGTGTATTCCTTATGACAATAGGATTTGGAATGTATATATTCATTCAAGGTATAATGTCTTTGTATTATGTATCAATTATTATCTTTACACTAGGGGAAATATATAATACCTTAGGCTCACAACCATATTTAACTAGGCGTATTCCTGTGACACATCGTGGACGCATATCAAGTGTGAGAAATATTTTTACGAGTTTAAGTGTTGCAATTGTCCAAAATGGTGTTGGATTTTTAATTGATCATCATTCTATGATTTTTATGTGGATAGTGATAACAATTGTGGGGTGTTTAACTGTTGGTATGGTCATGATATTACGAATTATAGATAAAAAAGATTATCCACGATTATATGAAAAAACCTATAGCAAGTAA
- a CDS encoding aminopeptidase, whose translation MYAKNTWSKYKDNQYKDVMDFNEGYKHYISAGKTERACVKESIALATAKGFKDINEYSSLKTGDKVYVVNKDKNIALFVMGEKPLTEGMRILGAHIDSPRLDLKQNPLYESDGFAMMDTHYYGGVKKYQWVTIPLSLYGVVVKKDGTVVDVMIGEDENDPVVGVTDLLIHLSADQLQKTAAKVIEGENLDLNVGSIPLDDEEKETVKRNILKLLQEKYDIEEEDFLSAEIEVVPTGKARDFGIDRSMVMGYGHDDRVCAYTSLMAILDIDTPEYTSCCILVDKEEIGSVGATGAQSLFFENTIAELLHLCGDDNYLSLKRAMTNSKMLSSDVSAGFDPLYKEVNDAKNAAYLGNGICFNKYTGSRGKSGSNDANPEYMAELRKIMDEAQIHFQTAELGKVDQGGGGTIAYILGNYNMNVIDAGIAVLNMHAPYEIVSKVDVYEGYLAYKVFLQKA comes from the coding sequence ATGTACGCTAAAAATACTTGGAGTAAATACAAAGACAATCAATATAAAGATGTCATGGATTTCAACGAAGGATATAAACATTATATCTCAGCTGGAAAAACAGAAAGAGCTTGTGTTAAAGAATCAATTGCTTTAGCAACAGCAAAAGGATTTAAAGATATTAATGAATATTCTTCATTAAAAACTGGTGATAAGGTTTATGTTGTTAATAAAGATAAAAATATTGCTTTATTTGTGATGGGTGAAAAGCCATTAACAGAGGGAATGAGAATTCTTGGAGCACATATTGACTCACCACGTTTAGACTTAAAACAAAATCCGCTTTATGAGAGTGATGGTTTTGCAATGATGGATACGCATTACTATGGTGGTGTTAAGAAATATCAATGGGTAACAATTCCTTTATCACTTTATGGAGTTGTTGTCAAAAAAGATGGAACAGTTGTAGATGTTATGATTGGTGAAGACGAAAATGATCCAGTTGTTGGTGTGACAGACTTATTGATTCATTTATCTGCTGATCAATTACAAAAGACAGCTGCTAAAGTTATTGAAGGTGAAAATCTTGATCTTAATGTAGGAAGTATTCCTTTAGATGATGAGGAAAAAGAAACTGTTAAAAGAAATATTTTAAAATTGTTACAAGAAAAATATGATATTGAGGAAGAAGACTTCTTAAGTGCTGAAATTGAAGTTGTTCCAACTGGTAAAGCAAGAGATTTTGGAATTGATAGAAGTATGGTCATGGGTTATGGACATGATGATCGTGTATGTGCATATACTTCATTAATGGCTATCCTTGATATCGATACACCTGAATATACTTCATGCTGTATCTTAGTTGATAAAGAAGAAATTGGAAGTGTTGGGGCAACTGGTGCTCAATCTTTATTCTTTGAAAATACAATTGCTGAATTATTACACTTATGTGGTGATGATAACTATTTGTCATTAAAACGTGCAATGACAAACTCTAAGATGTTATCAAGTGATGTGAGTGCTGGATTTGATCCTCTCTATAAAGAAGTTAATGATGCAAAAAATGCTGCATATTTAGGAAATGGTATTTGTTTTAATAAATATACTGGCTCTAGAGGAAAAAGTGGAAGTAATGATGCAAATCCTGAATATATGGCTGAGTTAAGAAAGATTATGGATGAAGCACAAATTCATTTCCAAACAGCTGAATTAGGTAAAGTAGATCAAGGTGGTGGAGGTACAATTGCCTACATTCTTGGGAACTATAACATGAATGTCATTGATGCAGGTATTGCTGTTTTAAATATGCATGCACCTTATGAAATTGTTTCTAAAGTTGATGTTTATGAAGGCTATTTAGCTTATAAAGTTTTCTTACAAAAAGCTTAA
- a CDS encoding nitroreductase family protein, which produces MNKTFEELCLRKSVRDFRDEPITEEEKRMILEAALQAPTAGNMALYSIIDVQDQELKERLAVLCDHQPFIAKAPMILIFLADYQKWYDIFNEYTDDMPKLEESDFILAGQDCTIAAHNAVVAAQSLGIGSCYIGDILENFEVHQELFRLPKYTVPYIMVVFGKPTQQQKDRMKPKRFELEDLVHIDYYHQKDITETKSMFMKQSNKDEKALEQYIQAFAKRKFFAEFRHEMNRSVRAILEHWIK; this is translated from the coding sequence ATGAATAAAACATTTGAAGAACTATGTCTACGTAAATCTGTAAGAGATTTTCGTGATGAACCAATTACAGAAGAAGAAAAAAGAATGATATTAGAAGCAGCATTACAGGCACCTACGGCAGGAAATATGGCCTTATATTCGATTATAGATGTTCAGGATCAGGAACTTAAAGAGCGTTTAGCAGTTTTATGTGATCATCAACCATTTATAGCAAAGGCACCCATGATCTTGATATTTTTAGCTGATTATCAAAAATGGTATGATATCTTTAATGAATATACAGATGATATGCCAAAATTAGAAGAGTCTGATTTTATATTAGCTGGACAAGATTGTACAATTGCTGCCCATAATGCTGTTGTTGCTGCCCAATCACTAGGAATAGGATCGTGTTATATTGGAGATATTTTAGAAAACTTTGAAGTCCATCAAGAACTGTTTCGATTACCTAAATATACTGTACCATATATTATGGTTGTGTTTGGAAAACCAACACAGCAACAAAAAGATCGTATGAAACCAAAACGATTTGAATTAGAGGATTTAGTTCATATTGATTATTATCATCAAAAGGATATAACAGAAACAAAATCAATGTTTATGAAACAATCAAATAAAGATGAAAAAGCATTAGAACAATATATTCAGGCATTTGCAAAAAGAAAGTTTTTTGCTGAATTTCGTCATGAAATGAATAGGTCAGTAAGAGCAATTCTTGAGCATTGGATAAAATAA